TGGTCGAGAGCACGCAGATGGCGAACCAGGCCGGACGTTCGCTTGAAATGATTATGGGCAGTATTGAGGACATGGTCCAGCGGGCCGCGCAGATCGCCACGGCGGCCGAAGAACAGTCCTCAGCTGCTGAAGAAATCAATCACAGCATTGAGGGAATCGCCCAGGTAGCGGCGGAGGCCGACGAGGGAGCCGGGCAGACTGCCTCTGCAACCCGCGATTTGGCGCAGCTTTCCCAGGAGTTGCTCGGCGTTGCGTTGAATTTTTCCGAGGAAGACACGGAGCGACCCCGGTTGCGTGCTTCCGAACATGACATGAAGGGTGTTTTGCCCAAGTTAATGCAGGACTTTGCTCGCGAGAAAAAAGGGGAGCGTGTTTTCACGGCATTGCAAAAGGAACTTGGAGATCCGGTTTTTTTGCCGACTGGAACTTATCCCGACCAAGTTTTTCGGCAAATGGCCGAAGTCGTGGCGGAGGCTACCGGCGGAAATGTTCGTGACGTATTCCTGGAATTGGGGCGGTACACTATGCGCAAATTCCATGAAATGTACCCCCGCTACTTTAAGGATGAAGACTTGAAGCGTTTTCTCCTGCGAATGAACGAGCTGCACGAACAATTGACAAAGGCGCAGCCCGGCATAAAGCCGCCCTCCTTTACCTTTGAGGACAAGGGGGATCGATTGTTCATGAATTACCGTTCGGAGCGTGGATTTTTTGACTATTTTGAGGGAATATTGCAGGGAGCCGCGGAGTTTAAAGGGGAGCGTATCGACGTGGTGGTCACGCCGTTGACTGACCATACGGCTCGGGCGGAGATTCGATTTCTTTAGTGCGTCCGGGATCGTCTTTGCAATGCGCGAAATCATGTAGGGAGAGGGGCTTTTGACCGACGACATCAACAGACAAATTTTCCGGGAGGAAGCCTACGAGCTGCTGGCCGAGCTGGAGACCACCCTTCTTGAACTGGAGGGGCAGCCGGACGACATGGATATTGTGAACCGGGTGTTTCGTTCCTTGCATACCATCAAGGGATCCGGATCCATGTTTGGATTCGAGGCGATCGCCGGTTTCACTCACGAAGTGGAGTCCGTGTTCGACATGGTCCGCAATGGGGAGCTGCCCATCAGTCGGCCGTTGTTGGACCAGGCATTTTCCGTGCGTGACCATATCCAGCGCATGCTTGACGAGGGCGGCGGCGAAGAGGTGGATCCGGAACGCGCCGAGGCTCTTTTGAAACAGCTTCGGCAGATTGCTGCCGGCGACGTCCCTGCCGAGCCGGTTCATGATGCCACTGCTCCTGATGAATCCGCGGGCGAGTCTGTTGAAGACGCGTCAGAATCGTCTGCCGTGTCCAAATCCGAGAGTACCCCGCCTGAAGAGGTTGAACAGGTCGTTTCTGAGGAAACGGATTCTCCTGATCTGTCCAGATCGTTGGCAAGCTCGTCGGATGTGGGGAACGCAAAGACAGATAGTGTGGTGGTGCCGCAGGGTGGCGGTGCGGGAACAGCGTCGTGGCATGTTCGTGTTTCTCCGAAGCAGGGCCAGACCGCAGAGGGGTTTCAGATCGTTCCTCTTTTAGAGGAACTCGCCAAGCTCGGGCCGTGCGAGGTGCGAGCGGATGACTCCCTTGTTCCATTGCTTGGGGACTATCAGGTTGGCCAAGTCTATCTGGCCTGGGATGTTTATCTGGAGACATCGTCCGGTGAGGACGAGATCAAGGATGTTTTTTTCTTTTCGGATGCACCGCTGGATGTGCAGGTGACTTCGGTTGACCCAAGAAAATCGGAATCCGTCCCAGCCCAACCACCTTCAGGAGAGGTTCCTCCGGAGGTTGCCGAAGGCGGATGGGAGTTGCTGGAGGACGACCACGGCGAGGGGCAGGACTCTGCTGCGGATCTTCCACTTGAGCCTGCGGCTCAGGACGTTGCAAAGCCGCAAGGTACGCCTTTGGAACAAAAGCCTGCTGTTGTCCCGGAGAGGATAAATGAATCGGAACCGGTGACTCCCCCGGCACCCGCCAAGCCCTCACCTGCCCCGAAGTCTTCCACGCCCAAGGTTCCCCAAGCCAAAAAGGAAACCGGCGGTCAGCAACGCGCTGCCGGAAAAACCACGCCCACTGGTGCTCCGGCCCAGCAGGGAAAGGGAGCCGCCACAGGTGAAGCGGCCAGGCAACAGGATGCCGTGTCAAGTATTCGTGTTGCCGCGGAGAAGTTGGATTCTCTTGTAGATCTGGTTGGAGAGCTTGTTATTGTTCAGGCGCAGATCAGCCAGTTGTCTCTGGAGCGTGACGACGCCATTCTGAAGCGTCTTGCCGAGGACTTGGAACGTCTTTCGGACGAATTGCGAGACAGCGCCCTGAGCGTACGCATGTTGCCTATCGGTACTTCATTCAGCAAGTTCCGAAGGTTGGTTCGGGATTTGTCCAGTGAGCTGGGGAAGGAAATTCAGCTCACTACCGCAGGAGCCGACACAGAACTGGACAAAACTGTCATCGAGCGGCTGGCTGATCCGTTGGTGCATTTGTTGCGCAACAGCATCGACCATGGAGTGGAGTCCCCGGAAGAGCGGACGGCTGCGGGCAAGCCGAGTAAGGCAACGATTCATCTTGCGGCGGAACATTCCGGCGGTGAGGTGTTGATTCGAATTCAGGACGATGGAAAGGGAATTGACTCCGAAGTAATCCGGGAAAAGGCTCTAGAACGTGGGCTGGTGAGCGCGGATGCGGATTTGAGTCATTCCGAAATCTTGAATCTTATTTTTGAACCGGGTTTTTCCACCGCACAAAAGGTGACCAGCGTGTCCGGGCGCGGCGTGGGCATGGACGTAGTCAAACGAGCCATCGATGCTTTGCGGGGGCGGATCGTCATCCACAGTGAACGTGGCAAAGGGACCGAGATTACGATTCGTTTGCCGCTGACGCTCGCTATTATTGACGGGTTGCAGGTCTTGGTTGGCGAGGAGTACTTTGTCGTTCCCCTGGCGGTTGTGGAAGAGTGTGTGGAATTGCGTGCCGAAGATGAAGAAGGCAGCGACGGGCGCATTCTGTATCTGCGTGGCGAAATCGTCCCCTACGTGCAACTGCGCGAATGGTTTGAAATCGACGCACCCCGACCGGATATTGAACAAGTGGTCATTGTTGGACTCGAAGGGCGTCGGGTCGGTATCGTGGTGGACAAAGTTATCGGTGAGCACCAGACCGTAATCAAGAGTCTGGGCAAGGTCTATAAGGATGTGGACGGGATTTCTGGAGCCACTATCAAGGGTGACGGCAGCATCGCGCTGATTTTGGATGTCCCCGGACTCATGAAGCGCGTTGTGGCGGAATCCGACTGATCTTTAGTATGAACAGGAACACAAATCCTCTGCCGGGACGCCCTGCACCGCTTTCGGACAAGGACTTCCGTGTCTTTGCAGAGTTTATCACCTCCAAACTGGGCATAAAAATGCCTTCCAGCAAGAAAACCATGCTGGAAGCAAGGCTGAACAAACGGTTGCGTGTTTTGGGCTTGCCCGGGTTCGACTCCTATCGGGATTTTTTGTTCAGCGAAACGGGACAGCGTGACGAACTGCCGCATCTTTATGACGCGGTAACCACCAATACGACGCATTTTTTCAGGGAATCAAAGCATTTTGATGTGTTGCGGGATACGCTGCTTCCCGGTTTGCATGCGCGTTTGCGCGGCAGTCGAGAGTTGCGCGTCTGGAGTGCGGGCTGTTCCACGGGAGAGGAACCGTATACGCTTGCCATGGTGTTGGCGGATTTCGAGGCGCAGCATTCTTCGTTTTCCTATCGCATGTTGGCTACAGATATTTCTACCCGCGTGCTTGAAGCCGCTGCCAGGGGGGTATACGTCATGGATAAAATTGACGATATTCCGTCGGCATTTCGTAAGAAATATTTGTTGCGAAGCAAGGATAAGAAGAAACGACTGATACGGATTGTACCCGAACTCCGTCACCGGATTGTTTTTCGTCGGCTCAATTTTATGGAACCGTTTCGTTTGAACAAACCCAGGGACGTTGTTTTTTGTCGGAATGTGGTGATTTATTTTGATCGGCAGACCCAGGAACGGTTATTTCGACGCATCGCGGACCAAATTGTTTCAGGGGGCTATCTGTTCACGGGCCACTCTGAAAGTCTTACGGGCATGAACGTACCTCTGCGTGCCGTGGCCCCGACAATCTATCAAAAAATATGATTCCACTCTGCAAGGCGGTAATATGTTTATCCGCCGGCATGTCGATAGAAAAGGACTTCCACAGGTTCTCTGGTGACAAGTCCTTCGTTGATGAGGTTGTCCAGTAGTGGAAGGAATGCATTGATTTTTTCCGTTTCGTCCACAATCTCAACAACCAGAGACATGTCCTCGGAAAGGCGTAAGATTTTATTCGTCCGTACCCGGCTGTTCGCTCCGTAGCCCATGACGGCGCGGAGAACCGTTGCTCCGGCGAGTCCCGCTTCACGGGCTTTTTCCACGATGAGTTCATAGAGCGGCTTTCCCTGTTGGCGGTCTCCCTCACCAATGAAAATTCGAATTCGTTCCGCATTCTTCGGCAAGTTCATGGTATGTATCCTGTTTGCGGGTTAGGAAGGCATGCTGTAGGCTTAGACCAAGCGACCCAGGGCCATGCCCAGCAGGACGAGTGTCAGGCCCAGCAGGCTCTGGCCGCCAACGTTGAGCAGCAGACTTAGGTATTGCCCGTGCCGCAGTAGTGCTCCGGATTCAAACATATATGTTGAAAAAGTGGTGAACGCGCCCATGAAGCCGGTAAGCAATAAAAGGCGCAATTCCGGGCTGAAGCCGACACGGTTTTCAAACAACCCCCAGAGCAGCCCGAAACAAAGGCTGCCCAGCATGTTTACCGCAAATGTTCCCATGGGGAACGATGCACCGAAAAAACGTTGGGCGATGCCGGAAAGCCAATACCGGGAAAGAGTTCCTGCGGCTCCGCCCAAGGCCAGGACGAAAATTTTGTTCACATTGTGCTCCCGTGTAAAATCGCTGGGGCTGCATAGCAGGTTTTGCGGGTGGAGGAAAGCGCATGGCTGTTGAGGCGGAATTGAAGTTTACGGATGTCGATCATGCAGCTGTTCGCGCATTGCTTTTGCAGAACGGGGCAGCTGGTGAAAAGGCTTATTTTGAACAGAATCTGGTGTTTGATTCCCAGGAACAGGCGCTTCGGAAAGAACAAATTTTGCTTCGTCTTCGGCATAAGCCTGGTGGCTCGTTGCTGACTCTCAAGCGTCCAGATGGTGGTGGGGATCATTTGAAGCGCTGCCGGGAATGGCAGACAAGAGTGGAAGATGGGACCGTCATGCGCCGGATTTTGGAGGAACTGGGGTTTGCTGTTTCCTTTGCCTATGAAAAGACGAGAGAAAAGTGGACATTGGATGGCTGTGTGATCTGCTTGGATCATCTTCCATTTGGTGAGTTTATGGAGATTGAAGGGCCGGAGGAGCGCTTGCCGGAAGTGGCTGGACGGTTGAACATGAACGTGCGGCATTCCACGGCGCAGACGTACCATGCGTTGCATCAACAGTGGCGTGTCGAGCAGAAACTGCCGCTTCAGGATGGTTTTGTTTTTTCCGATGAAGAGCGCGAAAAGTTGCTGCGGGATATTTCCGACGAACGAGACTCGACAACCACATGATTCGAGTTTATTATTTGATCTAAGCGTGGAAAAGGTTTTTGGAGATCGGCATGGGTGATTTTCTGGCGGAAAACGATCCACGGATCGGCGTCAAAGAGGAACTGGAAGTCCGGGAGCCTCGCAAATACAAGGTATTGCTCCTGAATGATGATTACACAACAATGGATTTCGTGGTTGAAATATTGATACACGTGTTCAACAAATCGGAAACCGAGGCCACATTGATCATGCTTGCGGTTCACAACGAAGGAAAAGGCGTGTGTGGGCTGTATCCGGCCGAAATCGCCGAGACCAAAGTGGACACGGTTCACAAATTGGCGCGACAGGCCGGTTTCCCGTTGAAATGCAGCATGGAAGGGGAATGAGCCATGTTGAGCAGAGGACTTGAGAAGGCGTTGACCTCGGCCGTGAATGAGGTCAAGCGGCGGAATCACGAGTATCTTACGTTGGAGCATCTCTTGTATGCCCTGGCGGGGGCTCAGCATGGACAGCTGATATTGAAACACTGTGGTGCTGACGTTGAGAAGCTTCAGGAAGAACTGGAGACCTTTTTTTCCGAAAACTTGGAAACACTGCCGGAAAATACGGAAACCGAAGTGATTCAGACGCTGGGAGTCCGGCGCGTATTGCAGCGGGCCGTGTGGCAAAAACGCGCCTCGGGCAAGGATGTGGTCGAGGTGGGTGACGTTCTGGCCGCCATGTTCGATGAGGAAGACTCCTATGCTGTGTACTTTTTGCGTACGCAGGATGTTACGCGGCTGGACGTGCTGGAGTATATCTCTCACGGCATGGAGGATGATGACCCCCTGACCCAGGAACGCCCGGGCATGGCATTCGGCCGTCCGGCAGGAGGCGGTATGCCGTCCGGTCCGGCACCGGGAATGCCTGGGGAAAAGCCTGGTACACAGGATACAGCCTTGGGAGAGTTCACCGTAAATCTTACTCTGCGAGCCCAGGAAGGGGGCATTGATCCGTTGATCGGGCGTGAGGCGGAGTTGGAACGAACCGTCCAGGTGCTGGCTCGACGCCGGAAGAATAATCCAATCTTTGTGGGCGATCCGGGTGTTGGGAAAACAGCCATGGCCGAAGGGTTGGCTCTTCTTATCTCCCGCGGTGAAGTTCCCAAGGAATTCATCAAGGCACAGATCTTTGCGTTGGATATGGGCGCGCTTATGGCGGGCACCAAGTATCGGGGGGATTTCGAAGGACGTCTCAAAAATGTTCTTGCCGAGCTGAAGGCCATTGAGGACGCCATCCTTTTTGTAGATGAGATTCACACCATCGTGGGGGCCGGATCCGTGTCCGGCGGAAGCCTGGATGCGTCGAATCTGCTCAAGCCGTTCCTGCAGTCCGGCGAGGTGCGGTGCATCGGATCCACGACTTACGAAGAGTATAAGAATCATTTTGAGAAGGATCGGGCGCTGTCACGTCGGTTTCAGAAAATCGAAATTGCGGAACCTTCGGTGGATGAGACGGTGGAAATCCTCAAGGGACTGAAGCCATATTATGAGGAACATCATGGCGTGGTCTATACGTTGCCCGCGTTGCGTGCTGCGGCCCGACTTTCCGCACGTCATGTGAATGATCGGTTTTTGCCGGACAAGGCCATTGACGTCATTGACGAAGCGGGATCCCGATACCGGCTTTCCGGGCGTCCACGAAAGGAAGATCGCATCACTGTGCAGGATGTGGAACGTGTGGTGGCGAGTATGGCCCGCATTCCTGCCGGACGGCTCAGCGGCAATGATCGGAACCGATTGCAGGAGCTGGAGCCGCGTTTGAAGAACGTGGTCTTTGGGCAGGATCAGGCTGTGGAGTTGCTTTCTCGCTCAATCAAGCGGGCAAGGGCGGGCATGAAACAGGCCGGTCGCCCCACTGGAGCGTTTTTGCTTACCGGTCCTACAGGCGTTGGCAAGACGGAACTTGCGCGGCAACTTGCCGAAGTTATGGGAGTGCATTTCCTGCGTTTTGATATGTCGGAATACATGGAAAAGCATGCCGTGGCCCGGTTGATCGGTGCCCCTCCCGGATATGTCGGTTTTGATCAGGGCGGCCTGCTTACAGAGGAGATCCGCAAGAATCCGCACAGTGTCGTGTTGTTCGACGAGATTGAAAAGGCCCATCCCGATGTGTTCAATATCCTTCTGCAGGTCATGGATTACGCCACGCTCACGGACAACAATGGGCGCAAGGCGGATTTCCGGCATGTCATTTTGTTGATGACTTCTAACGCCGGAGCCCAGGAGATAGCCAAAAGCGGTATTGGATTCCAGCGCCGGGATGATAAGGATCGCAAGGCCGGGGCGCTTCGGGCCATTGAACGGTTGTTCAGTCCGGAATTTCGCAATCGTTTGGATGCTGTCGTTCCCTTTTCTTCGTTGGATCAGGATGTCATGGAACGTATTGTGGACAAGTTCGTCGGTGAATTGAATGCGCAGTTGCGTGAACGCCGGGTCCGGCTCATCCTTGATGAGGCGGCACGTTCCAGGCTGGCCCATTTAGGGTATGATCCTGCGTTTGGTGCCCGACCCATGGGCCGGGTTATTCAGTCGGAGGTCAAGGACGCCATAGCTGACGAACTGTTGTTTGGTGCGCTGCAAAAGGGCGGCAAGGTATTCATGAGTCTGCGGAAGGGCGTGGCGATTGATGCTCCAGCTCCCAAGGGCAACGACCCGTCGGGCGAATTCGAGTTTTCTTTTGCTGGCGGTCGGATGCAGTAACTTGCAGTCACTGTTGACACGATGATCTATCGCCTTTCCGAAATGCCTTTTTTCCCTCACCCTCAGGAGGCTGACCCGGACGGCCTCCTGGCTGTGGGGGGGGACTTGTCTTCGCAACGCCTGCTCAACGCCTATTCGTGTGGTATTTTCCCTTGGTATGCGCCTGATTCCCCAATATTGTGGTGGAGCACCGACCCGCGGTTGGTCCTTTTCCCAAGTGAACTCCATGTGCCACGCAGTTTGCGGCGGGTGATCAACAGCGGACGTTTTCATATTACTGTGGATACTGCCTTTCCGGAGGTCTTGCGGCGGTGTGCTGAAACGCCGCGTCCGGATCAGGATGGATCCTGGATTGTTCCGGAAATGAAGGATGCCTATACCCGTCTCCATGAACTCGGCTATGCTCACAGTGTGGAAGCTTGGCGCGACGGCCGACTGGTGGGCGGTTTGTATGGTGTGGCTTTGGGCCGTGTCTTTTTTGGGGAATCCATGTTCTATGCCGAACCGGACGCCTCCAAAGTGGCCTTTGTGCAGTTGGTCCGCAGTTTGGAGCGGCGTGAGTACACGATGGTGGACTGCCAGCAGACCACGGCTCATTTGCTCCGTTTCGGTGCTCGGGAAGTACGGCGGTCGGAGTTCCTGCAGCGTCTGGCCCTTGCCCAACAATATGCCACGGAAGAGGGAAACTGGTCCGAATTATTTCACGAAAAGGGGAATGGGGTTTTTCACCAGCTGTGAGGGCATTCGGGACCGGTTGGTGGCTGCGGCCTTTTCAAGGGGATGTCCTTGTTTGATGAAAAGGTTGCCGCATCCCTTGCATTGCCAGTGGCGCTTTTGCTCCTGGAGGCGGACCAGGGTTCCTGTTTGGTCATAGCAAACCTGACAAAACGGACCGTCTTCTCCGTCCTCGGTGGTTAGCCAGTATTTTCGTCCGTCAAAGCGCATGCTTTGGGAGAGGTCGAGAATTTCGACCACCTCGGTGAGTTGTTCTTTGAGCGCCCGATTCTCTTCACAAAGGGCGAAGTATTCTTCCTGTAGTGATTTCAGGATTTCCTCGGCGTCCTCCCAGCGGTTTGCCTTGGCCGCTTCAAGCGCCTGCTTGAATCCCATTGCGTGTATCAGACTATCCATAAAGCCTCCCTCAAGGGTGCGGATCATGCATCTCCTATATCGGTCATTTCGATTCGTGACTTTAGGAACGTCTTGTGTTTTGTCGTGTTTTTTTTCTGATAAAAATGTTGAAGCTGAAAATGCAGCAGGGGACGGCCGTCTCGTAGCCGTCCCCTGGTGGCGCAAGCAGTGTCAGCGGTGTTTTTCAGCTGCTAACTTCTTCTACGATGGGAGGGTGTTGGGAAAGGTCGAACAGACCTCGCAACGGCAGGTTGAGTGCGTAACTGGGGATGCGCTCGAATCGGATCAGACCGATATTTTTCCCCGCTTCGGCGTCGCATAACGCCGGAAGACCATCTGGAACCGGAAATTCCAGCGGTAGGGAGCGAAGCCCCGTCAGCCTTGTGGCGTACTGCTCTTTAAGGTAGTTGATGATGCGGTCCCGCTCCTGTAACGTAAAGGATTCCATGACCACCCTCCGGCTGGATCCCTCCGGGCAAGGAGCTTCCGGCAGGCACGGTCCGATGAGGGATTCCCATTGGTATTGTTTTTCTTCCTGCTCCGGCCAATCGGGCCGGAAGAGATGGACCTCCACGTTGCGGCGGCCTTTGAAGCTTTTGATGGTCATGGATACCGTGCAGCAGCGTTCGCACGGTGGAGTGGTCTTCGGTGGGATTATTTCGATCTTCATGGGGTTGCTCCGGTTCGCAGGGCGCGATGTTGTTCCAATGACGATGTGAAGATGATACGTTGTTTTGTCTGGCCGCACAAGAGGATGCGCCTTCGTGCGCCAAAAGGAATCTGCCATGGCTCAACAGTTTGAGTTGGTCAGCGAATATACGCCTACAGGGGATCAGCCCGGGGCGATTCAGGAAATCGTGGACAACTTGAATGGCGGTGTTCGCGATCAAGTGTTGCTGGGTGTGACGGGGTCCGGCAAGACATTCACTATGGCCAATGTTATTGCCGAGGTGAACCGGCCCGCTCTGGTGCTTGCGCCAAACAAAACCCTGGCTGCGCAGTTGTATGGGGAATTCAAAGCCTTGTTTCCCCATAATGCGGTGGAATATTTCGTTAGTTATTACGATTATTATCAGCCGGAGGCCTACCTCCCACATTCGGATACCTATATTGAAAAAGATTCCTCAATCAATGATGATATTGACAAGCTCCGACATGCTGCCACGCATGCGTTGCTGACGAGACGGGATGTGCTTATTGTCGCATCGGTTTCCTGCATTTATGGGTTGGGATCACCGGAATATTACGCCAAAATGATCATTCCCGTCGAACAGGGGCAGGAATTGAGCATGGAGGCACTGCTCGCCAAACTTGTGGAGGTCCATTACGAGAGGAACGATTATGATTTTCATCGTGGAACCTTTCGGGTCCGGGGGGATGTCGTAGAAATTATTCCGGCATACAGCAGGGAGCAGGCTGTTCGGATTGAGTTTTTCGGTGACGAAATTGATTCCATCCTGCAAACGGATCCACTGACAGGCGAAGTTCTTGCCAAGTTGCGCAAGACCGTGATCTATCCAGGCTCACATTATGTTTCAGATCAGGATAACCTGACCCGGGCGCGGGATGATATTCGTGAAGAGCTGACCACACAGTTGCGAGAATTTCGCAATGCCGGAAAACTGGTGGAGGCGCAACGCCTGGAACAACGGACCATGTTCGACCTGGAGCAGATCGAGGAACTGGGCTATTGCAACGGCATTGAAAATTATTCGTTACACCTGGATGGACGCCGACAGGGACAGCCACCGGCTACACTGCTGGATTACTTCCCCAAGGATTTTGTTCTTGTGGTGGACGAGTCCCATATCGCCGTACCCCAGGTAGGAGCCATGTTCAACGGCGATCGTTCCCGAAAAAGCACTTTGGTCGATTTTGGGTTTCGACTTCCGTCGGCCTTGGATAATCGTCCGCTCAATTTTAAAGAATTTTTGGAGCGCATTGGACAAGCAGTGTTTGTTTCCGCGACTCCCGGACCATGGGAGTTGGATCGCGCCCAGGGATTGGTGGTGGAACAGATCATCCGGCCTACGGGATTGGTTGATCCCCAGTTGGAGGTGCGTCCGCCGGAAGGTCAGCTGGATGACCTGCTGAGCGAGTGTCGAGTCCGTGTGGCGCGTAATGAGCGGGTCTTGGTGACCACGCTGACCAAGCGCATGGCCGAGGATTTGACGGAATATTTTCAGCAGATGGGAGTGAACACCCGGTATCTTCACTCTGATATCGATACCATCGAGCGAATGGCCATCATCCGCGCCCTGCGTGCCGGAGAGTTCGATGTCTTGGTGGGAATCAACCTGCTGAGGGAAGGTCTTGATTTGCCGGAAGTGTCCCTTGTAGCTATCCTTGATGCGGATAAGGAAGGCTTTTTGCGTTCCGCCGGGGCGTTGATTCAGACGTTCGGCCGTGCCGCGCGTAATGTTCAGGGCAGGGTGTTTTTATATGCGGATAAGGTCACCGCGGCCATGCGGACGGCTATGGAAGAAACTGATCGGCGTCGGGAACGCCAGGTAGCATTCAATCTGGAGCACGGCATAACGCCCCGGACAATTCGTAAGGCTGTGGGAGAAGGGCTGCAAATGGCATCGGCGGCGGATTCCGGTGATACGACACGGGAATCGCTTGTCGCCGAGGATATGGCCGAGTATGGGGATGACCCGCGGAAATTGACCAAACTGGTGCGCCGGCTGGAACGGGAGATGCGCGAAGCCGCCAAAGAACTTGAGTTTGAACAAGCGGCCCGGTTGCGGGATCGCATTGCGCCGCTGCGGGATCGCATCCTGCAACTGGGGGGATGATGTCGTTTCAAACGGTGAACCGGCGGCTGTTCGAACTCAAACAGCGCATGGGCACGTTTTGGAATTTGGTCATGGGCAGCTTTTTGTTGCTGCTCATTTTTCTGTTCGGAATTGTCGGGTTCATGTTTCTCGAGGGATGGGATTTCGTCAGCAGTTTTTACATGGTGGTCATCACCCTTTCCACCGTGGGCTACGGCGAAGTGCATCCTTTGTCGCAGATGGGGCGGATGTTCGCTGCATTGCTGATTATGAGCGGCGTGGGCGGATTTATGTATATTGTGGCCTCGTTTTCACAAATTTTGTTGGAAGGCCGTCTGCAGGTGCTCTGGGGGAAACGCAGAATGCAAAAAGCCATTGGCAGGTTGGAAGACCATTTCATCGTATGCGGATATGGGCGCATTGGAAGCGTGGTGGTGCAGGAAATCCGCAACGAAGGATTTGTTCCTGTGGTGTTGGAACAGAACACCGAATTGATCCAGAAGTTGGAATTGGAGGGGGTGCTCTGTGTGGAAGGGGACGCCACGGACGACGAATTGCTGCTTTCCGTGGGACTGCGCAAAGCCAAGGCGTTGATTTCAGCGCTTTCTTCCGAGGCGGCCAACGTTTATGTGACTCTCACTGCTCGGCAGCTTTGTCCGGAATTGACCATTATTGCCCGCGCCAGCCAAAAGGCTCATATCTCCCGGCTCAAGCTGGCCGGAGCCGATAGAGTGGTCATGCCGCATCTGATCGGCGGGGTCCGCATGGCCCAGAACGTGTTGCGGCCCACGGTGACGAACTTTCTTGAGCTGGCCATGCAAG
The sequence above is drawn from the Paucidesulfovibrio gracilis DSM 16080 genome and encodes:
- the aat gene encoding leucyl/phenylalanyl-tRNA--protein transferase gives rise to the protein MIYRLSEMPFFPHPQEADPDGLLAVGGDLSSQRLLNAYSCGIFPWYAPDSPILWWSTDPRLVLFPSELHVPRSLRRVINSGRFHITVDTAFPEVLRRCAETPRPDQDGSWIVPEMKDAYTRLHELGYAHSVEAWRDGRLVGGLYGVALGRVFFGESMFYAEPDASKVAFVQLVRSLERREYTMVDCQQTTAHLLRFGAREVRRSEFLQRLALAQQYATEEGNWSELFHEKGNGVFHQL
- the uvrB gene encoding excinuclease ABC subunit UvrB, giving the protein MAQQFELVSEYTPTGDQPGAIQEIVDNLNGGVRDQVLLGVTGSGKTFTMANVIAEVNRPALVLAPNKTLAAQLYGEFKALFPHNAVEYFVSYYDYYQPEAYLPHSDTYIEKDSSINDDIDKLRHAATHALLTRRDVLIVASVSCIYGLGSPEYYAKMIIPVEQGQELSMEALLAKLVEVHYERNDYDFHRGTFRVRGDVVEIIPAYSREQAVRIEFFGDEIDSILQTDPLTGEVLAKLRKTVIYPGSHYVSDQDNLTRARDDIREELTTQLREFRNAGKLVEAQRLEQRTMFDLEQIEELGYCNGIENYSLHLDGRRQGQPPATLLDYFPKDFVLVVDESHIAVPQVGAMFNGDRSRKSTLVDFGFRLPSALDNRPLNFKEFLERIGQAVFVSATPGPWELDRAQGLVVEQIIRPTGLVDPQLEVRPPEGQLDDLLSECRVRVARNERVLVTTLTKRMAEDLTEYFQQMGVNTRYLHSDIDTIERMAIIRALRAGEFDVLVGINLLREGLDLPEVSLVAILDADKEGFLRSAGALIQTFGRAARNVQGRVFLYADKVTAAMRTAMEETDRRRERQVAFNLEHGITPRTIRKAVGEGLQMASAADSGDTTRESLVAEDMAEYGDDPRKLTKLVRRLEREMREAAKELEFEQAARLRDRIAPLRDRILQLGG
- a CDS encoding potassium channel family protein, which codes for MSFQTVNRRLFELKQRMGTFWNLVMGSFLLLLIFLFGIVGFMFLEGWDFVSSFYMVVITLSTVGYGEVHPLSQMGRMFAALLIMSGVGGFMYIVASFSQILLEGRLQVLWGKRRMQKAIGRLEDHFIVCGYGRIGSVVVQEIRNEGFVPVVLEQNTELIQKLELEGVLCVEGDATDDELLLSVGLRKAKALISALSSEAANVYVTLTARQLCPELTIIARASQKAHISRLKLAGADRVVMPHLIGGVRMAQNVLRPTVTNFLELAMQDEIDLQMEELLVPLQSSLGGKNLIESEIRPRYSLIIIAIKKSNGEMRFNPGPQEVIQGGDTLLMVGQRSNLQQMRHDLYGAENCS